Below is a genomic region from Nilaparvata lugens isolate BPH chromosome 3, ASM1435652v1, whole genome shotgun sequence.
GATGGaacatcataaacaattatCCTGGGTTTTTTATTTTGGGGCTCAGTTATCTTGATTTGATCATTAATTACagctttattcttcaataatttctttttgtccTCTAGAGAATCCAGAACAATGAGTAAACCTCCTCCTCTAACGAGTAGGCTACtgtctttttttattttaatgttatcCTTTCTTGCGATTTTGGTTTTCAGTGttccttttattttttcactgtCTTGTTTCTCATTGCCGGTGGAATTTGAGGGTTTAATTAAGACTACCTGTTCTCTTGGAAGGATTTTCCTGACTTGATTATTGGACTGGGGGTCGCTTGAAGTAGTTGTATCATGTCTGCATAAGTAATAGGCCtgtctttatttttaatttcctgaacAGATTTGCTTATGTCCTGTAATGAGTCGTGAATTTTCGGATGCCCTAGAGAATCACTTATTTGGCTAATAGTATCTGCTCTCGTTTCTACTTTCACGATTACCAATGCTAATTTCTGAACTAATTATAAGAAATTATCATATTCGGCTCTGGAAAccttgtttttttcaaattctgacGTAGCCCATTCCTTGAATTCCGAAGAGATACTCTTCAAGTTCATTATGTCTGTGTTGAATTCACTCAGCATTAATTGTTCAACAGTTTCCATTTTACTGGTTGTTCTCGTACTTTGAGTCCTTGGTTTCCTGGAAAGctatcctcttcttcctcctcctcgaaTTGCGGGATCAGTCCATCCGGTGGTTTGGTTGGTGACCTCATCTATCCGACGATGATGACGTATGAAGATAGCTGCTGTATGGTTATGTTCCAGTGACCCACTTATTGATGAAAGATGATTGTTTTGAAAACTATCACTACGGTGAAACTAAACTACTAAGATGTTTTCTCTACGAGCGCTACTATAGGACTACGAATAGGACTGGAATAACTGTCACCAAATTTAATAAACTGTATAAGCAACTACAAAAAATCTTTCATCACTAGCCTGTCATGATTATTATCACTTTGTCACTAGTATGTCACGATAAGAGAAGAAACAAGCAATACCACTGTAGTTTGTTAACTGACTCGCCGACTGTAACACGCGCCATTTATATAAGCAACATAACCTTCGAGAAGGATCTGGAGGTGTCGAACGCCCGACCAATCAGTGTTTTGAACGCGCTTGTCATTGGTTGACGTCTCCCTGCACCAATATGAACTCACGAAAAATGTTCTAGAAGCCTCCTCTATGTTGTTTACTAGAAACCCCTCGCCTCCTGCCATCCCTCTGAAGGCCTCATCCACAACactggcccatatgaataaagttgagcatttgcttcattttctatgaataaacgtgagcaaaaccttttgctatttttataaaaaatagtttgagcatttgctcaaaagtaaaagcttttgctcaaaattgtatgaatgaaccagagcatttgctcaacttttgaagctaatgcttcaaaaaaggtgagtctagtctagagcagcttatcaccttttgctcatagtaaaatggctcaactaattcgtatgaggaagagaaaactataccagatacgatcacaaccaatagttgagaactataaaactctttttagattcaaccatgatatatatatcaccattatctctacaaaagatagctaggctacctgttataaagatagccatcacaaaataggaaataggcatttaagaagatgagagtgtagacgattataagaaggctattgatattataagaatatgctgaagattattatagagatgccattttttcacgctattatttcaaaattctaaactcaactaacctaaaactctattcataaatagaaaacagagcagacgacgcaaacacaagcggtgcacctttagggcttccgtgagctataaaaacaaattaaggctacaaaagcgaatcagctgatgagaaatctttaaaatacgtgagcatttgctccagagttcaggagcgtAAGGTAAGAGTagaaggtaaagcttattcatataaaaatgagcaaatgcttttgcttctaccttttgctcatgagcaaaaccttatgctccatgctcttgctcatgagcatttgctctggttttattcatgtGGGCCACTGTCCCCTTCTTAAAACTGATCTGTCCCAGAACAGTCAAGATCCATACTGAAGGTGTGGAAAGCAATCAAGCTGGTTTCGATGGATCCACTGGTGTGGCTGCCCATGGATTGTAAACACTGGTCTCATTGGTCTCACAATCTCCCAGTCCAATCCATCATAGCCACAGCCGAGTCTGAGAATCCCAAGCTGCTCCACTCCCAGGAATTGGAGGTGAGTCCGTAGGTGCATTAGACTATGCCACAAGGCCTGATATGTGGATTCTTCCTTGGGTTGGtatttttgttatcaaataGAACAGATGTTGATTCTGATCCTGAAGATGAATTGCTTTTCCCACTGTTGGATTCTGAAGGTTCAGCTCATCCAATCTTCCAAACTTCCTCCTGAAGACCATAGTGATCCCTCGTGATACTCCCACATTCCTAGCTATGCAATGGGCCAATGCATAGCTCCTTTGCAGGGTGAACAGGTCCTGGCGACTGTCGGTGACATTCCCTTCTTCCTGTGACATCTCCAGATTGGCGATGAAATCTTCAAAGTCAGGACTGGCTGGTTGAAGAACCTGCACTTCTTGTTCTTGAGCTTCTTTTGCAGTATTGTCTTCATGATAGGGTGCCAGTCGGTTGAAGTGGACAATTCGTGGAGTACCCGTGGCTTCTTGATCATGTAGACCACATCGTTGATCCTTGTGACCACTTCATATGGTCCATCCCAGGAAGTTTGCAACTTGGGAGAGTATCCACGACGTCGTCGAGGGTTGTACAACCAAACCTTGTCACCAGCCTGGTATCCTCCATGGTCTGCTTTGATGTCATAACGTTACTTCATCATGACACTGGCATCCTGGATGTTTGTGTGGACAGTCTCATGAATTTCATCCATCTGTTTCCGGAGCTTGATGATGTAGTCTTCCCGTTCCAGGTCCTCTCCGGGCTTGCATCCATACTCCAGGTCACAGGGTAGACGCATATCTTGCCCAAGAATTATCTTCGATAACTTCGGTATGCCTAGGAATTAGTTCTGAACAGGATTCACATTCCACGTGGGCCTGTAGGTCCTCTAATACATCATTTCTTGTTTGCCATCAAAATGATCATTCATCTTAAAATActttgtatttttcagttattcgTGTGGATACAGAAAAGTATTTGACGACTACACAACTATAATACAAGAGAAATATCCGGAAATCAGTATTCATGGTGGAAATTATGACCCTCCTAGTCATTTCATGTTACTTGTCAGAATTTTGGTAAGTTTTATTTCTCCACTCTTATTGTattgtatcatttttattttttgaatgtttttctaatcatgaatgatttttttttgttctaaaATCAAATagatttttgaataatcaatttcagaaaaaaaattatttctaaaaaatttCCTCTAATCTTTgtttaaatatcggggcaccgagctttgctcgttatttttatttattgataaacgaacacaattctttaaaatgatcgtgtttgtattttacagctggctatacgtcagcttatgaattttggggatgagatattttgatttttcacagacgCACTTtcttattatccacagacgacgaaagtctcagctgtttttccaaggataaattatccttttaatgtcgttcagtgagttttcccagtgCCTAGTGCAATAGTCCAGTTTAGTCCAGTCCCAGTTTTCccagacctagtgcaatcgaatttttatatcataaacctactatgttccaaatttcgtgaaaatcgttagagccgttttcgagatccgttggacataaataaccaaatataaaaatacagaaattgctcgcttaatataataggataccaCGTAAACTGGTAAACTTAATGGTAGTTTATTATGTCTGATGTGGATTCTACTGTTATATATCGTGGAATGTGAATTCTACTCTTGTATGTCTTTGAATATGGAGCTCTTAATTggttttattatatttgaatatggCTTTCAGAGCATTGCAAGAGTGGCACTAATAATCTGCATCATAAGTGGAGCAGACGTATTCAACTACTTGCGAATGCAGCAGCCATCGTGGTGGCATTGGTGCCTTGAAAACAAGTTGTATGCCtgcgttttcatatttttcatgtgCAATGCACTTGAAGGTCATCTCATTTCAACGGGAGCGTTTGAAATAACGCTAAATGGTAGGTACCTCTGTAATATTCATGCATTAGTAAACTCATTGTGACAAACTTAGAAAACTTACTTTTTTACATCTTAAGTTGTTAGATGTTTACATTTTTCcaagtgtttttattctatcTTAAACATATATTATTACAACTGTTGTCATTACTGTAGAATTCCTAtaattacagatggaaatagaaCCACAGCTTTGTATAAATAGATGCAgaaatgataaatataaataaatgcagATATATAAAAGCTTATGGTTAACAGCATCTAATTTGGAATTTCGTtaagtaatatttatttatataatttgctGAGAAATGTCAGTTCCTTGTCTCAACCATCTGTTACTTTCATATTGTGTATTAGATAACCTAACTTTAGTTGTAGTGAAGTTGATGTTGTGGTAGATATCCGTATTGAATAAAGCGACTAGAAATTGACACAGCCATTTACAAAAAGATTTTTGAGAAACTAGTTTTGGTTATATACCATTATCATACATaatgagtcatatgtatgggaacccttcaataagttggagactaaTATGTATTTAAAAgctcataataaaaatattgcaaccTCCTAAacctcaataagttggagactgttgtagatgtaatactgtaactttcaggataagttattggtcgaatactctaccttttgacgttaAACTGAATTTCAATCCTTCATAAGTGGGTGACTTTAGGAggtgtaactcgaatattttaaatgtaaacacccattgtgtggtacataattttaaaggcctttttgaaacaagaaagctggcatcaataaaaatgcactatgatacttgtatccaaaatggcggctgattgaagttttagttctAAAAGAAATGAGGGGTCGTAACTCAAATTCtttcaatgtaaacacccattgtttagtacatcatttcaaaggcctcTTTAAAACAATACAGATTGCATcatcaataaacattttgtatAATACTTGTATCCGAAATGGCTTGTATccaatcatttctttaaaaactaaaacttcaataagctgccattttggatacaagtatcatagaacatttttattgatgtcatctttcttgttttaaaatgatgtaccacacaatgggtgttagcatttaaaatattcgagttacaacccctaagtcacccccttacgAAGGGTTGATATTCAGTTGTACATCAAAAGGTAAAATATTCGTCCagtaacttatcctgaaagttacagtattatatctacaacagtcttcaacttattgagATTACCATATTTTCATTATGAGCTTTTACTTTATTCTCCGATCAaggaaaacattcaaaatatatcATAAAAATAGGATTATTGTTAAAAGTTCTTAGTAGGATTAATAGTTATGACCCTACTTATGATCTTATGACTCagtttcaaaaaactttgaacCATGGGGTTGTCATAGAAACTTACATCTTTCAAAGAAAAGCTCCAGCGTTTGTATGGACGAGTACAGTGGTAGGAGGGGTCGCATCTGAAGGGTCATACATTttagtaactgttgaaatatgATTAAAATAAACACCAGC
It encodes:
- the LOC111050058 gene encoding thioredoxin reductase-like selenoprotein T homolog CG3887, which codes for MVNYARIACGFVFLIFAVFTFRDIFGETTPEKEIPATKVAGFNNNVGPTLKFLFCYSCGYRKVFDDYTTIIQEKYPEISIHGGNYDPPSHFMLLVRILSIARVALIICIISGADVFNYLRMQQPSWWHWCLENKLYACVFIFFMCNALEGHLISTGAFEITLNDMPVWSKLETGRIPQPPELFQIIDNQMRFDDQIDIKRGFAKL